A stretch of the Alnus glutinosa chromosome 6, dhAlnGlut1.1, whole genome shotgun sequence genome encodes the following:
- the LOC133871712 gene encoding uncharacterized protein LOC133871712 — protein MSYICYCDLLAPLKTSWTEENPGRRFWGCVTYNSRVSSSKQFHTKSACKFFKWLNKPTCARGVEVFKQIMKKVNDLKDENGTLVAKMKDLENEIESCMERAKQLEKADDKHKEIIKCLEKENCIYRAREKIFMYALLLSWFTMLLVACVALLK, from the exons ATGTCGTACATATGTTATTGTGATTTACTAGCCCCATTAAAAACCTCATGGACTGAGGAAAACCCtggaagaagattttggggttgcgTCACCTACAACTCAAGAGTAAGCAGTTCCAAGCAATTTCAT ACAAAATCtgcatgcaaatttttcaaatggctAAACAAACCAACTTGTGCAAGGGGTGTTGAGGTCTTTAAACAGATTATGAAGAAGGTTAATGACCTGAAGGATGAAAATGGTACATTGGTGGCAAAGATGAAAGACTTGGAGAATGAAATAGAAAGTTGCATGGAAAGGGCTAAGCAATTGGAGAAGGCAGATGATAAACACAAGGAAATCATCAAGTGTTTAGAGAAGGAAAATTGCATATATAgggcaagagagaaaatttttaTGTATGCTTTGTTGTTATCATGGTTCACAATGTTGTTAGTTGCTTGTGTTGCACTTCTAAAGTGA
- the LOC133871131 gene encoding disease resistance protein RPP13-like, which translates to MATGLLTPVVQYLLQLVDEKVRLVGGLNDQVNSLQRELSLMSDYLDPPDGKRNAVLKSAIDEVREMAYKAEDVIDTFILNTSKHMRRNAFGRIIQWLPHEKTLLDVVQKIESLNREINKIFENIKKYGAGERAEASVDADQSEEALHRSRREVEEDDVVGFNNNAKALAKLFIANGYELDVISIIGMGGLGKTTLARKFYNTTRSRRHFARRAWVYVSQHDKTRQLLLKILKEMPISDELRRKLEGMGEGELKETLSKYLNGERYLVVMDDIWKTDFWDEVRSVFPNNSNGSRILITSRNKAVALNASHSTRLYILPFLNKDESWELFHKKVFRGEECPPELELPGRQLAESCRGLPLSIVVLGGILANEKRELLSWSKFEVINNKLTRCKDILALSYTYLSRHLKPCFLYLGAYPEDFEIPVRQLINLWIAEGFIQHTHNMDPEDVAEGYLEQLIDRSLIQLASRRTDRRSVKTCRIHDLLRDLCISQSAEEKFLDVHTEGNYSESSANKSRRLSIQGIVDPYISSNSSYPTIPRSLLFLGRDTNEFDKKHWKWVDENFKLIRVLNFGHLINLSIPESIGKLIHLRYLGIKSDALKAIPASIRKLTDLETLDMRHTSPSILPKEIWKLRRLRNLYMYGPVSFPNYFDPKDKPLRSLHVLSTVSLTPKNVLILEANLPKLRKLGIWFAEDSDSHVLNSLIHLPDLRKLKIINYKERSNVPISFPSNITKITLRAGYLDVGDSIEVLGKLSSLMILKLESCSLSSNLEFIAGSFPKLEVLKLKELTIKEWKLERDAMPCLKHLVINRCIELIVLPFESLCALQDVEVLHSNIESVMTLQKLQKKKSRKNLRFNLVIDPLPGDNFYQRTAASPPATSS; encoded by the coding sequence ATGGCAACCGGTCTCCTTACTCCCGTCGTACAGTACTTGCTCCAGCTAGTCGATGAGAAAGTAAGACTCGTTGGTGGATTGAATGATCAAGTCAATTCACTTCAGCGGGAGCTCAGTCTAATGTCTGACTACCTGGATCCACCCGACGGCAAGCGGAATGCCGTATTGAAGTCTGCAATCGATGAAGTCAGGGAGATGGCTTACAAGGCTGAGGATGTAATCGACACATTCATCCTCAACACCTCAAAACACATGAGGAGGAACGCGTTTGGGAGGATAATCCAATGGCTTCCCCACGAAAAAACGCTTCTCGATGTAGTACAGAAGATAGAAAGCCTTAACAGAGAAATCAATAAAATCTTCGAAAATATCAAAAAGTACGGCGCCGGTGAAAGAGCTGAAGCTAGTGTAGATGCAGATCAGTCCGAGGAGGCACTGCACAGAAGTAGGAGAGAAGTCGAAGAAGATGACGTGGTGGGCTTCAACAATAACGCAAAGGCATTGGCGAAGCTTTTCATTGCAAACGGTTATGAGCTTGATGTCATTTCAATCATCGGCATGGGTGGGTTGGGGAAAACAACTCTTGCCAGGAAATTCTACAACACTACTCGCTCCAGGAGGCACTTCGCACGCCGTGCATGGGTGTACGTATCTCAACATGACAAAACTAGACAGCTGttgcttaaaattttgaaggaGATGCCAATATCAGATGAGTTGAGAAGGAAGCTCGAAGGCATGGGGGAGGGCGAGTTGAAAGAGACGCTGTCCAAATACTTGAACGGGGAGAGGTACCTGGTAGTCATGGATGACATCTGGAAAACTGATTTCTGGGATGAGGTAAGATCTGTATTTCCTAATAACTCCAATGGAAGTAGAATATTGATCACCAGTCGTAATAAAGCCGTAGCTTTAAATGCAAGCCATAGTACTCGTCTCTACATTCTTCCATTTCTCAATAAAGATGAAAGCTGGGAACTCTTTCATAAGAAGGTATTTCGAGGAGAAGAATGTCCTCCCGAGTTAGAGCTTCCGGGGAGACAATTGGCAGAAAGCTGTCGTGGCTTACCACTTTCAATTGTGGTATTAGGAGGCATTTTAGCAAACGAAAAGCGGGAATTGCTATCATGGTCAAAATTTGAAGTTATAAATAATAAGCTTACTCGATGCAAAGACATATTGGCCTTGAGCTACACCTACCTGTCCCGGCACTTGAAACCATGCTTTTTGTATCTTGGTGCATATCCGGAAGACTTTGAGATTCCTGTAAGGCAATTGATCAACCTATGGATAGCTGAGGGTTTCATACAGCACACTCACAATATGGACCCAGAGGATGTTGCTGAAGGTTACTTGGAGCAGCTTATTGATCGAAGTTTGATCCAACTAGCTAGCAGGAGGACAGACAGAAGATCAGTGAAGACATGTCGTATCCATGATCTTCTGCGAGATCTCTGCATATCACAGAGTGCAGAAGAGAAGTTTCTCGATGTCCATACAGAAGGTAACTATTCAGAATCATCTGCCAACAAATCCCGCCGACTTTCCATCCAAGGTATCGTTGATCCATATATTTCTTCAAACTCCTCTTACCCTACAATTCCCCGTTCCTTGTTGTTTCTTGGCCGAGATACAaatgaatttgataaaaagCACTGGAAATGGGTTGACGAAAACTTCAAGTTGATTCGGGTGCTTAATTTCGGGCATTTGATTAATCTATCCATTCCCGAAAGCATAGGAAAATTGATCCATTTAAGGTACTTGGGTATAAAATCTGATGCATTGAAAGCTATTCCAGCTTCCATTCGCAAGCTTACTGATCTAGAAACGCTTGACATGAGACATACTTCTCCGAGTATTTTGCCAAAAGAGATATGGAAGCTGCGACGCTTAAGGAATCTCTATATGTATGGGCCAGTGAGTTTTCCTAACTATTTTGACCCAAAGGATAAACCTCTGCGGAGCCTTCACGTCCTTTCCACTGTATCCCTTACCCCAAAAAATGTGCTAATTTTAGAGGCCAATCTTCCTAAGCTAAGGAAATTAGGAATTTGGTTTGCGGAGGATAGCGACAGCCATGTTTTGAATAGCCTCATCCACTTACCTGATCTtcgaaaattgaaaattataaattataaagagCGTTCTAATGTTCCGATTTCATTTCCATCAAACATCACCAAAATAACTTTACGAGCAGGGTACCTAGATGTCGGTGACAGCATCGAAGTGTTGGGGAAACTTTCGAGTCTCATGATACTGAAACTAGAAAGTTGCTCGCTTTCTAGTAATCTCGAATTCATTGCAGGTTCATTCCCTAAACTCGAAGTCCTGAAATTGAAAGAATTGACTATTAAAGAATGGAAACTGGAGAGAGACGCAATGCCATGTCTCAAGCATTTGGTTATCAATCGATGCATTGAGTTGATCGTGCTCCCTTTCGAAAGTTTGTGTGCTTTACAAGATGTGGAGGTGTTACACAGCAACATAGAATCGGTAATGACGCTTCAGAAATTGCAGAAGAAGAAATCACGGAAGAATCTTCGATTCAATCTAGTGATTGATCCTCTCCCTGGTGACAACTTTTATCAAAGAACCGCGGCATCTCCTCCGGCGACTTCATCATAG
- the LOC133871714 gene encoding uncharacterized protein LOC133871714, with protein sequence MAHNKLVVEVHFGGRFDRCFGCEYTGGEVELHKDSVDLDELSFFEIEDICKEYGYKLGDLMYFKDPVKSLADGLHLITSDHDVLNLSACHDGHAILQLYIVSFGEGGGDEEDSQDDNEYGGRADLDDPWWDDKLSDTEDVFDVGVDVDSSGPSNVQHDNPRVEQGNVEDNEGGNDENSEEGGNDENSDEGEEGEEGEEGDEKCEEGGDDENSEEGGNGDNEDEVGHDDDDNNSDMARSDILVSPVASDEEVENSESRGSKFHAVDREDPSLEVKMRFPDIQTFREAVRVFNLKRGKDITFKKNERRKCIVVCKEPKCNYRVYARQVDDEATFQIISLQGRHVCGRQFRNSIVNSTWIADKLIDKFRVQPDMPLHVIQNEVKERWRIDVNPSMMYRARIKANKKIYGNHGGQYAALWDYCETLRATNPGSCVVMKVDRTVPEANPRFQRLYCSLAAMKKGFLEGCRPVIGVDGCFLKGPFKGQLLAAVGRDGNDNMYPIAYAVVEAETKDSWIWFLETLVSDLGNHERHGRPTFISDRQKGLMPAFDYVMPTVDHRICVRHLYANYRDIGGHRGIALKEKLWAAASAYTEGDFLRVMGELKRMKSDAHEYLAKIDPSTWSRAWFATDSKCDLLQNNICECFNSYILKARNKPILTMLEQIRKKLMRRYQAKRDGIQTLTGKLTPKIQNKLDAIRNESMDCIALYAGDDMFEVTGPDGRQFVVNMRRKSCGCRVWEMSGIPCVHACAAIQHSCKNAEDYVDEYFTGLVSTALD encoded by the exons ATGGCACACAATAAACTAGTGGTTGAGGTCCATTTTGGGGGTAGGTTTGACCGGTGTTTTGGGTGTGAGTATACGGGTGGTGAAGTTGAACTGCACAAAGATAGTGTTGACCTTGATGAACTATCtttctttgaaattgaagaTATATGTAAGGAATATGGATATAAGTTAGGggatttaatgtattttaaagacCCCGTGAAGAGTCTTGCTGATGGGTTGCATTTAATTACTTCAGACCATGATGTGCTGAACCTGTCTGCTTGCCATGATGGGCATGCCATTTTGCAGTTATATATTGTGTCTTTTGGGGAAGGAGGAGGTGATGAAGAGGATAGTCAAGATGATAATGAATATGGAGGTAGGGCTGATTTGGATGATCCTTGGTGGGATGATAAGCTTAGTGATACTGAAGACGTATTTGATGTTGGTGTTGATGTTGATAGTTCTGGACCCTCTAATGTACAACATGATAATCCTAGGGTTGAACAAGGTAATGTAGAGGATAATGAAGGGGGTAatgatgagaatagtgaagagggTGGTAATGATGAGAATAGTGATGAGGGTGAAGAGGGTGAAGAGGGTGAAGAGGGTGATGAGAAGTGTGAAGAGGGTGGTGatgatgagaatagtgaagagggTGGTAATGGTGATAATGAAGATGAAGTTGGTCATGATGACGATGACAATAACTCTGATATGGCTAGAAGTGACATACTTGTCTCACCAGTAGCtagtgatgaagaagttgaaaaTTCTGAGTCAAGAGGGTCTAAGTTCCATGCAGTTGACCGAGAGGATCCAAGTTTGGAAGTTAAGATGAGATTCCCAGATATACAGACATTTAGGGAGGCTGTTAGGGTGTTCAATCTTAAGAGGGGCAAGGAcattacctttaaaaaaaatgagagaagaaagTGTATTGTTGTATGTAAAGAACCAAAGTGTAATTATAGAGTGTATGCTAGACAGGTGGATGATGAAGCTACATTCCAGATAATCAGCCTTCAAGGTAGACATGTGTGTGGCAGACAATTTAGGAACTCAATTGTAAACTCTACATGGATAGCCGATAAACTGATTGATAAGTTTAGAGTTCAGCCCGACATGCCATTACATGTGATACAGAATGAAGTGAAAGAAAGATGGAGGATAGATGTGAATCCGAGCATGATGTATAGGGCAAGAATCAaggctaataaaaaaatatatggcaaCCATGGGGGTCAGTATGCGGCCTTGTGGGACTATTGTGAGACCTTGAGAGCAACCAACCCAGGAAGTTGTGTTGTGATGAAAGTGGATAGGACAGTACCCGAGGCGAATCCAAGGTTTCAAAGACTGTATTGTTCTTTGGCAGCCATGAAGAAGGGCTTTTTAGAAGGTTGCAGGCCTGTGATAGGGGTGGATGGGTGTTTCCTTAAAGGGCCATTTAAGGGGCAACTTCTAGCTGCAGTTGGACGCGATGGCAATGATAACATGTATCCGATTGCATATGCCGTAGTTGAAGCTGAGACTAAGGACAGCTGGATCTGGTTTTTGGAAACCCTAGTGTCTGATCTTGGGAACCATGAGCGGCATGGCAGGCCAACATTTATTTCGGATCGACAGAAG GGTCTAATGCCAGCCTTTGATTATGTCATGCCAACCGTCGATCACAGGATTTGTGTAAGGCATCTTTATGCGAACTATAGGGACATTGGGGGGCATAGAGGAATTGCCCTAAAGGAGAAGTTATGGGCTGCAGCTTCTGCATACACTGAAGGGGATTTTCTAAGGGTAATGGGTGAGCTGAAGAGAATGAAGAGTGATGCCCATGAGTACTTGGCCAAAATTGATCCTAGTACATGGTCAAGAGCATGGTTTGCTACGGATTCAAAGTGTGACCTTCTGCAGAATAAtatatgtgagtgttttaaCTCATACATTCTAAAGGCTCGCAATAAGCCTATCTTGACCATGCTGGAGCAGATACGAAAAAAGTTGATGAGGAGATACCAGGCTAAGAGGGATGGCATTCAAACTTTGACAGGGAAGTTAACtcctaaaatccaaaataagtTGGATGCAATCCGGAATGAATCAATGGACTGTATTGCCCTATATGCTGGTGATGACATGTTTGAAGTGACTGGTCCAGATGGTAGACAATTTGTAGTCAACATGAGGAGAAAAAGTTGTGGTTGTAGAGTGTGGGAAATGTCTGGAATCCCCTGTGTGCATGCATGTGCTGCTATTCAACATAGTTGTAAGAATGCAGAGGATTATGTTGATGAGTACTTCACTGGGTTGGTATCCACTGCTCTTGACTAG
- the LOC133871132 gene encoding putative late blight resistance protein homolog R1A-10 translates to MADFVVDFLVEHLSQLLAGEVNSLGGVEDQVKSLHRELRLTNIFLKNSEGERSGHEMAWDKSKGKRSGHEMVDDVIRKIVDVAYRAEDVIDAIIFDDAIQTDKPKKIDNATHVRLLHGVHKKIEDLNKEINTIYGNIERHGIERAEASVDAATEALHKRMREVEEDDVVGFDSASTTLVKQLTEGINQQLDVVSIGGWAGSGKTTLARKIYNNVDIKSHFNFRAWVYLSNDFSSRDVLIEILKSVMSKSDELARKKLFKYLSEDELKKKLFKCLQGKRYLVVVDDFANLEYSLDKLRLSFPDESNGSRILKIITTSTQTNASLIAPYYLSFLNKDKSWELLSKKVFRGGTCPPELETPGRQLAIACTGLPLTIVLLAGILVNKEKKYETWAKFNRHVPWKPQQMLELCYFQLPRHLKPCLLYFGVFPKYFEIPVKLLINLWVAEGFIQHSRNIDPEDVAEDYLEELIDRSLVQIVSRRTDGGAKTCRIHDLVQSFCIQRCVVDKFLDVVTNFNWPISRRVSLHSTVIRFFDLNPRSKPTPSVRSLLFFKQDTYGLDPKQWKWVHEHFKLGRVLNFGYVSLYSIPTVITKLIHLRYLGIESDALKAIPHSIGNLINLETLNMKGTFLNCLPKGIWKLRRLRNLYVSGPVSLPNDLDPEVEVLENLQVLSTVSLKPQSSLSIPNVRKLGLWFASDESNTEVVDALKSLHHLHHLRILKILNCSEFRCLPMSLPSTITKITLRRVRLKVRRDMKVLGELPNLQILKVQNCLLSSKLHVFAGSFPQLHVLKLENLKIKKWKQRRGAMPCLKHLVIKQCNELTMLPSNRLNLTAVREVEVLWSSSESAKMLQELQVKFGFNLLICPPLTADLHEQTAT, encoded by the coding sequence ATGGCCGACtttgttgttgattttctcGTAGAGCACTTGTCCCAGCTACTGGCAGGAGAAGTGAACTCCTTAGGTGGAGTTGAGGATCAAGTCAAGTCGCTTCATCGGGAGCTCAGACTGACAAATATATTCCTCAAGAACTCCGAGGGGGAACGGAGCGGCCATGAAATGGCGTGGGATAAATCCAAGGGGAAACGGAGTGGCCATGAAATGGTGGACGATGTAATCAGGAAAATCGTGGACGTTGCTTACAGGGCTGAGGATGTTATCGACGCAATCATCTTCGACGATGCAATACAGACAGACAAGCCGAAGAAGATTGATAATGCCACCCACGTAAGATTGCTTCATGGTGTTcacaagaagatagaagacCTAAACAAAGAAATCAACACAATCTACGGCAATATAGAAAGGCATGGCATTGAAAGAGCTGAAGCTAGCGTAGATGCAGCGACGGAGGCACTGCACAAACGTATGAGAGAAGTCGAGGAAGATGACGTGGTGGGCTTCGATTCCGCCTCGACGACATTGGTGAAACAGCTTACGGAAGGGATTAATCAACAGCTTGATGTCGTTTCAATCGGCGGCTGGGCTGGGTCGGGCAAAACCACCCTCGCCAGAAAAATCTACAATAATGTTGACATCAAGAGTCACTTTAATTTCCGTGCGTGGGTGTACCTATCTAACGATTTCAGCAGCAGAGATGTGTTAATTGAAATTTTGAAGTCTGTGATGTCAAAATCAGATGAGTTGGCAAGGAAGAAGTTGTTCAAATACTTGAGTGAGGATGAACTAAAAAAGAAGCTGTTCAAATGCTTGCAAGGGAAGAGGTACCTAGTAGTCGTGGACGATTTTGCGAATCTCGAATATTCCTTGGATAAGCTAAGATTATCTTTTCCTGATGAGTCGAACGGAAGCAGAATACTGAAGATCATCACCACTAGCACCCAAACGAATGCAAGCCTTATTGCTCCCTACTATCTCTCGTTTCTTAACAAAGATAAAAGCTGGGAACTCTTAAGTAAGAAGGTGTTCCGGGGAGGAACATGTCCTCCCGAATTAGAAACTCCAGGGAGACAACTCGCTATAGCTTGTACTGGCTTACCCCTTACAATTGTGTTATTAGCGGGCATTTTAgtaaacaaagagaagaaatacGAAACATGGGCGAAATTTAATCGTCATGTACCTTGGAAACCCCAACAAATGCTGGAATTATGCTACTTTCAGCTGCCCCGACACTTGAAACCATGCCTTTTGTATTTTGGTGTATTCCCAAAATACTTTGAGATCCCTGTAAAGTTACTGATCAACTTGTGGGTTGCGGAGGGTTTCATACAACACTCTCGCAATATAGACCCAGAGGATGTTGCTGAAGACTACTTGGAGGAGCTCATTGATCGAAGCTTGGTCCAAATAGTTAGCAGAAGGACAGATGGAGGAGCAAAGACATGCCGCATCCATGATCTTGTGCAAAGCTTCTGCATACAAAGGTGCGTAGTTGACAAATTTCTTGACGTAGTTACCAATTTCAATTGGCCCATATCCCGCAGAGTTTCCCTCCATAGTACCGTTATTAGATTTTTTGATCTAAACCCCCGTAGCAAACCAACTCCAAGTGTCCGCTCATTGTTGTTTTTCAAACAAGATACATATGGCTTAGATCCGAAGCAATGGAAATGGGTCCACGAACACTTCAAGTTGGGTCGGGTGCTTAATTTCGGGTATGTAAGTCTCTACTCCATTCCCACAGTGATAACAAAATTGATCCATTTGAGGTACTTGGGTATCGAGTCTGATGCACTGAAAGCTATTCCACATTCAATTGGCAACCTTATAAATCTAGAAACCCTTAACATGAAAGGCACTTTTCTGAATTGTTTGCCAAAAGGGATATGGAAACTGCGACGTTTACGGAATCTGTACGTATCTGGGCCAGTGAGTTTACCTAACGATTTGGACCCAGAGGTTGAAGTTCTGGAGAACCTCCAAGTCCTTTCCACTGTCTCGCTTAAGCCACAAAGTTCACTAAGTATCCCTAATGTAAGGAAATTAGGATTGTGGTTTGCGTCTGACGAAAGCAACACCGAAGTAGTAGATGCTCTAAAAAGCCTCCACCATTTACATCATCTTCGAATATTGAAGATTCTAAATTGTTCAGAATTTCGTTGTCTTCCAATGTCACTTCCATCAACAATAACAAAGATAACCTTACGACGTGTGCGCTTAAAAGTTCGTAGAGACATGAAAGTGCTGGGGGAACTTCCCAATCTGCAGATATTGAAAGTACAAAATTGTTTGCTTTCTAGTAAGCTCCACGTCTTTGCAGGTTCGTTTCCTCAACTTCATGTCCTTAaattagaaaatttgaaaattaaaaaatggaaaCAGAGGAGAGGCGCAATGCCATGCCTCAAGCATTTGGTTATCAAACAATGCAATGAGTTGACCATGCTCCCTTCGAATCGATTGAATCTGACCGCTGTCCGAGAAGTGGAGGTATTATGGAGCAGCTCAGAATCAGCAAAGATGCTTCAGGAATTGCAGGTGAAGTTTGGGTTCAATCTACTGATCTGTCCTCCTCTAACTGCCGACCTTCATGAACAAACTGCCACATGA
- the LOC133871326 gene encoding putative disease resistance RPP13-like protein 3 has translation MGDNPVTFLLQYLPEVLAQEANFLRGVEDQVKSLQRELNLINIFLENSEGERNEHAIVREVVSQIRDVAHEAHDVIDTFILNVAKHKRRSTVGKIFHSVTHANMLHHVAMKIEAINRELNKIYNNRERYDIERTEARKVDVADREKSLNRRRREVEEDNVVGFVHHWKTLVTQLTDRRNPKLDVISIIGMGGLGKTTLAMKIYQSGHVKRHFNCHVWVYVSQDFRIRELLVTILKEMAISDELRRRLKYLSENELQNKLSEYLQGKKYFVVMDDIWSSEVWNEVRSVFPDNFNGSRILITSRNKKVALDARQSSDPYLLPFLKDDESWRLLCKKAFPLGRGCPGELKTLGGQMAIGCRGLPLSIVVLGGLLAKVEKTHRTWSEICGNVNWHLSECKDILALSYTHLPRHLKPCFLYLGVYPEDFEIPVKQLINLWVAEGFIQHTDHKVSSEKVAEDYLKELIDRSLVQMASVRTNGRAKTCRVHDLLRDFCISKSVEEKFLEVRDVKNLSTNASRRLSIQGSIDPYISSNPSHPTSARSLLFRGDDTYSGFDPNHWKWVNENFELVRVLSFKHVDLYSIPKMISKLIHLRYLGIESDALKVIPDSICNLVNLETLDMRGTSLNRLPRGIWKLRRLRNLYTSGPVSLLHDLNPKVEAMWNLQVLSTVSLDLQNVPLIAPTAIRKLGIWFASNESNCGAIDVLASLHRLAHLRTLKIINCSELLSSFPSTITKITFREVYLGVGGGMMVLGQLPNLHILKLRSCFLSNLEVDAEPPPGLTVIADSFPVLEVLKLEKLEIENWEQGRGAMPLLMCLAIKECNELTMLPRDELQSLNALRDVEVSGSNISLKPMLEELQRNRGFNLLIK, from the coding sequence ATGGGAGACAATCCTGTTACTTTCCTCCTACAGTACTTGCCCGAGGTACTCGCACAAGAAGCAAATTTCCTTCGTGGAGTGGAGGATCAAGTCAAGTCACTTCAAAGGGAGCTCAATCTGATAAATATCTTCCTTGAGAACTCAGAAGGGGAACGGAACGAGCATGCAATAGTGAGGGAGGTAGTCAGCCAAATCAGGGACGTTGCTCACGAGGCTCACGATGTTATTGACACATTCATCCTCAACGTTGCAAAACACAAGAGGAGGAGCACGGTGGGGAAGATATTCCATAGCGTTACCCACGCAAATATGCTTCATCATGTTGCAATGAAGATCGAAGCCATAAACAGAGAATTGAATAAAATCTACAACAATAGAGAAAGGTACGACATTGAAAGAACTGAAGCCAGAAAAGTAGATGTGGCGGATCGAGAGAAGTCACTGAACAGACGTAGGAGAGAAGTTGAGGAAGATAACGTGGTGGGCTTCGTTCACCACTGGAAGACATTGGTGACGCAACTTACTGATCGAAGGAATCCTAAGCTCGATGTCATTTCAATCATCGGAATGGGCGGGTTGGGCAAGACCACTCTTGCCATGAAAATATACCAAAGTGGTCATGTCAAGAGGCACTTTAATTGCCATGTATGGGTGTACGTAtctcaagatttcagaatcaGAGAGCTGTTGGTTACAATTTTAAAGGAGATGGCAATATCAGATGAGTTGAGAAGGAGGCTCAAATACTTGAGTGAGAATGAGTTACAAAACAAGCTGTCCGAATATTTGCAAGGGAAGAAGTACTTTGTAGTCATGGACGACATCTGGAGTTCTGAAGTCTGGAATGAGGTAAGATCTGTATTTCCTGATAACTTTAATGGAAGCAGAATATTGATCACTAGCCGCAATAAAAAAGTGGCTCTAGATGCACGGCAGTCTTCTGATCCCTACCTTCTCCCATTTCTTAAAGACGATGAAAGTTGGAGACTCTTATGTAAGAAGGCGTTCCCGTTAGGAAGGGGTTGTCCTGGAGAGTTAAAAACACTGGGGGGACAAATGGCAATAGGTTGTCGTGGCCTACCACTTTCCATTGTAGTATTAGGGGGCCTTTTAGCAAAAGTAGAGAAGACACACCGAACATGGTCTGAAATCTGTGGCAATGTAAATTGGCACCTTAGTGAATGCAAAGACATATTGGCCTTGAGCTACACCCACCTACCTCGGCACTTAAAACCGTGCTTTTTGTATCTTGGTGTCTACCCAGAAGACTTTGAGATCCCTGTAAAGCAACTGATCAACCTATGGGTGGCTGAGGGTTTCATACAACACACTGATCACAAGGTAAGTTCAGAAAAAGTTGCGGAAGACTACTTGAAAGAGCTCATTGATCGAAGCTTGGTCCAAATGGCCAGCGTAAGGACAAATGGAAGAGCAAAGACATGTCGTGTCCATGATCTTCTACGAGACTTCTGCATATCTAAGAGTGTAGAAGAGAAGTTTCTTGAGGTTCGTGATGTTAAGAATTTATCCACGAATGCATCCCGCAGACTTTCCATACAGGGTAGCATTGATCCATATATTTCTTCTAACCCCTCTCACCCTACATCTGCCCGTTCTTTGTTGTTTCGCGGCGATGATACATATAGCGGCTTTGATCCAAACCATTGGAAATGGGTCAATGAAAACTTCGAGTTGGTTCGAGTGCTTAGTTTCAAGCATGTAGATCTCTATTCTATTCCCAAAATGATATCAAAATTGATTCATTTGAGGTACTTGGGTATAGAATCCGATGCACTGAAAGTTATTCCGGATTCCATTTGTAACCTTGTGAATCTAGAAACACTTGACATGAGAGGTACTTCTCTCAATCGGCTGCCAAGAGGGATATGGAAGCTGCGCCGTTTAAGAAATCTGTATACGTCTGGGCCAGTGAGTTTACTTCACGATTTGAACCCAAAAGTTGAAGCTATGTGGAACCTCCAAGTCCTTTCCACTGTATCGCTCGACCTACAAAATGTGCCCCTGATTGCCCCTACTGCAATAAGGAAATTAGGAATATGGTTTGCGTCCAATGAGAGCAACTGTGGGGCAATAGATGTTTTGGCAAGTCTTCACCGGTTAGCTCATCTTCGAACattgaaaattataaattgttcaGAACTTCTAAGTTCATTTCCATCGACAATCACCAAGATAACCTTTCGAGAAGTGTATTTAGGAGTGGGTGGCGGCATGATGGTGCTCGGGCAACTTCCCAATCTTCACATACTCAAACTACGAAGTTGCTTCCTTTCTAACCTTGAAGTGGATGCAGAACCCCCTCCTGGACTCACAGTTATTGCAGATTCGTTTCCTGTACTCGAAgttttgaaattggaaaaattggAAATTGAAAATTGGGAACAGGGGAGAGGCGCAATGCCACTCCTCATGTGTTTGGCTATCAAAGAATGCAATGAGTTGACAATGCTTCCTCGGGACGAACTACAGAGTTTGAATGCCTTGCGAGATGTGGAGGTGTCAGGGAGTAACATATCTTTGAAACCGATGCTTGAGGAATTGCAGAGGAATCGTGGGTTTAATCTACTGATCAAATAA